A stretch of the Paenibacillus dendritiformis genome encodes the following:
- a CDS encoding thioredoxin family protein, with protein sequence MKVIKVNVDENGNTAAHFGIMGIPATLLFKNGEAADKKVGVMSLEGLKAFISKHQ encoded by the coding sequence GTGAAGGTGATCAAAGTCAATGTGGACGAAAATGGGAACACGGCCGCTCATTTCGGGATTATGGGCATTCCGGCTACGCTTCTGTTCAAAAACGGCGAAGCGGCCGACAAAAAAGTCGGGGTTATGTCCTTGGAGGGACTGAAGGCGTTCATATCCAAGCATCAGTAA
- a CDS encoding ArsR/SmtB family transcription factor, giving the protein MSSSAAKYDVFQAIADPTRREVLRLLADKELPISQIARHFPVSRTAIAKHLHILAEAELVSGRKAGREKIYRLHPEPLTELKDWLSFYERFWSNKLSILKHVVEQEANPGLHAAAAEEKDRH; this is encoded by the coding sequence GTGTCATCGTCCGCGGCGAAATACGATGTCTTTCAGGCTATCGCCGACCCGACCCGCAGGGAGGTTCTCCGCTTGCTGGCGGACAAGGAATTGCCCATCTCCCAGATTGCGCGCCATTTCCCCGTCAGCCGCACCGCCATTGCCAAGCATCTTCATATTCTGGCCGAAGCCGAGCTGGTCAGCGGGCGGAAGGCGGGCCGTGAGAAAATCTACCGGCTGCATCCGGAGCCGCTGACGGAGCTGAAGGATTGGCTTTCCTTCTACGAGCGCTTCTGGAGCAACAAGCTGTCGATCCTGAAGCATGTCGTGGAGCAGGAGGCGAATCCCGGCTTGCATGCCGCGGCTGCGGAGGAGAAGGACAGGCACTGA
- a CDS encoding MFS transporter, with protein MKEPSTPLWTKSFLSLTICSFLLFLNLQMLLSSFPAYVKNEFQAGDVTVSLVTSVFAASAIATRFITAALMRRMKRSVILYIGLAAAAVTTTIYVAADSVGSLLLMRVGYGIGFGMGSTIIPTMVSQIIPLPRMGEGIGYFGLSTSLAMSIGPMIGLNVMKQAGFGTLTVIGTATVALIFPILLLTRSIPPERRGSRAAAEARKKQPFNPKLLFPALLNVILSVTYSGLLGFIALFGEAVHLEQVGLFFLFNAVTIIIIRPISGRVFDSRGHAAVLIPAAVCVIASLTILSYTATIPLLIVSALLYGLGFGAIQPTIQAWMIRLVPKEQYGMANSMFYNSTDLGVAAGALLLGAISAATGYAVMYRYAAGFMVLFLLVYAMAQAAALRQRSKANLSA; from the coding sequence ATGAAGGAACCATCAACACCGCTTTGGACGAAATCGTTCCTCTCGTTAACGATTTGTTCGTTTTTATTGTTTTTGAATTTGCAGATGCTGCTGTCTTCCTTTCCCGCGTATGTGAAAAATGAATTCCAGGCCGGGGATGTCACCGTCAGCTTAGTCACCAGCGTATTTGCGGCTTCCGCGATCGCGACCCGCTTCATTACCGCCGCGCTCATGCGCAGGATGAAGCGCAGCGTCATCTTGTACATCGGCCTTGCCGCCGCCGCGGTGACGACCACCATCTATGTCGCGGCCGATTCCGTCGGCTCCCTCCTGCTGATGCGGGTCGGATACGGCATCGGGTTCGGTATGGGCAGCACCATTATTCCGACGATGGTGTCGCAGATCATTCCGCTTCCCCGGATGGGCGAAGGGATTGGGTATTTCGGCTTGTCAACCAGCCTTGCCATGTCGATCGGGCCGATGATCGGGCTCAATGTGATGAAGCAAGCCGGCTTTGGCACGCTGACCGTCATCGGAACGGCCACCGTGGCGCTCATTTTTCCGATCCTGCTGCTCACCCGCTCGATCCCGCCCGAACGCCGGGGTTCCCGCGCCGCGGCGGAAGCGCGGAAGAAGCAGCCGTTCAACCCGAAGCTGCTGTTCCCGGCCCTGCTCAATGTGATTCTGTCCGTTACCTACAGCGGTCTGCTCGGCTTCATTGCCCTGTTCGGGGAAGCCGTGCATCTGGAACAGGTCGGTCTGTTCTTCTTGTTCAACGCCGTCACGATTATTATTATCCGGCCGATATCCGGCCGCGTATTCGACAGCAGAGGACATGCGGCCGTGCTGATCCCGGCGGCCGTCTGCGTTATCGCCAGCTTGACGATATTATCGTATACGGCTACGATCCCGCTGCTAATCGTATCCGCTCTGCTGTACGGGCTAGGATTCGGGGCGATTCAGCCGACGATACAGGCCTGGATGATCCGGCTCGTGCCGAAGGAGCAATACGGCATGGCGAACAGCATGTTCTACAACTCGACCGATCTTGGGGTCGCCGCCGGAGCGCTTCTCCTGGGAGCGATCTCGGCGGCGACGGGCTATGCTGTCATGTACCGGTATGCCGCCGGCTTCATGGTCTTGTTCCTGCTGGTCTACGCGATGGCTCAGGCGGCAGCGTTGAGGCAGCGGAGCAAAGCGAATCTGTCGGCGTAA
- a CDS encoding D-alanyl-D-alanine carboxypeptidase family protein, translating into MNQVRMYAARRRSLMGKYTEMAVSQEQIHAGHVVLVNRNHPVKRPPAPGELLPAGQIPAAGHGEEQEIRLERTCLRQLNKLLQACRAGGRIVAVSGYRSKEAQARIFEASLRDHGAAFTASYVARPNESEHQTGLAVDVGEYAAAIDYLCPPFPDRGVCRDFRRIAADYGFIQRYEEGKEPITGIACEPWHFRYVGFPHSRIMAQRGLCLEEYIDLVKQFAWDGPHLIVEGRDGVDEVYYVPASAKGLTAVPVVHGTPCRLSGNNQDGFIVTVLHRKGGARRDG; encoded by the coding sequence ATGAATCAGGTCAGAATGTATGCCGCCAGACGCCGATCGCTTATGGGGAAATACACGGAAATGGCTGTCAGCCAGGAGCAGATTCATGCGGGGCATGTGGTGCTCGTGAACCGCAACCACCCGGTGAAGCGGCCGCCGGCTCCGGGAGAGCTGCTTCCGGCAGGACAGATTCCGGCGGCTGGTCATGGCGAGGAGCAGGAGATTCGGCTGGAGCGGACATGCTTGCGCCAGTTGAACAAGCTGCTCCAAGCCTGCCGTGCCGGAGGGCGCATCGTCGCTGTCAGCGGCTATCGTTCGAAGGAAGCGCAAGCGCGCATCTTTGAGGCATCGCTGCGGGACCACGGCGCCGCCTTCACGGCGAGCTATGTCGCGCGCCCTAACGAGAGCGAGCATCAGACCGGGCTCGCGGTGGATGTCGGCGAATATGCCGCTGCGATCGACTATCTCTGCCCGCCGTTCCCCGATCGCGGGGTCTGCCGGGACTTCAGGCGAATTGCCGCCGATTACGGCTTTATTCAGAGATACGAGGAGGGCAAGGAGCCGATCACCGGGATCGCTTGCGAGCCGTGGCATTTTCGCTATGTCGGCTTCCCGCATTCGCGGATTATGGCGCAGCGCGGGCTGTGTCTGGAGGAATATATCGATCTTGTGAAGCAATTTGCCTGGGACGGGCCCCATCTGATCGTCGAGGGACGGGACGGCGTGGATGAAGTGTATTATGTCCCGGCGTCTGCCAAGGGCCTGACTGCGGTGCCGGTCGTTCACGGCACGCCCTGCCGGTTATCCGGCAATAACCAAGACGGCTTCATCGTGACCGTGCTTCACCGCAAAGGCGGTGCGCGCCGTGACGGCTAA
- a CDS encoding DUF2642 domain-containing protein, whose translation MTEKKPAHKPPAEKEKPPAKPHHVQTCLHPILQPAYVNHHPAACTPICTTPAVPQPTDYVTCLDPVFLDHLSRHQGQHITVRTTAETLEGVLAAVAVDHIQLNRHDKAYHIRTAQIVYFEGLPISYL comes from the coding sequence ATGACGGAGAAGAAGCCCGCACACAAGCCGCCTGCCGAAAAAGAAAAACCGCCTGCCAAGCCGCATCATGTTCAGACTTGCCTTCACCCGATCTTGCAGCCTGCCTATGTCAATCATCATCCAGCCGCGTGCACTCCGATATGCACGACGCCGGCCGTGCCGCAGCCAACCGATTACGTGACTTGTCTGGATCCGGTATTCCTTGATCATCTGAGCCGGCATCAGGGCCAGCACATTACCGTTCGGACGACTGCAGAGACGCTGGAAGGGGTACTGGCCGCCGTCGCGGTCGATCATATTCAGTTGAACCGGCATGACAAGGCGTACCATATCCGGACCGCTCAGATTGTCTACTTCGAGGGGCTGCCGATCTCGTATTTATGA
- a CDS encoding SRPBCC family protein produces the protein METNNKKQVPDIKQTIVLNAPIQKVWDVVSTAEGIASWFMDNDFEPKTGHEFHIQSPFGPSPCQVLEIEAPRRLSFSWDTEGWVVTFLLKEMGDKTEFTLIHGGWKEAEAIIGKANEKSAVIRERMNQGWDAIVHQRLRQAVEG, from the coding sequence ATGGAGACCAACAACAAAAAGCAAGTTCCCGATATCAAGCAAACCATCGTATTGAATGCGCCGATTCAAAAGGTGTGGGATGTCGTCTCGACGGCGGAAGGCATTGCCTCCTGGTTCATGGACAATGATTTCGAGCCGAAGACGGGACATGAATTCCATATTCAATCCCCGTTCGGTCCTTCCCCGTGCCAAGTCCTCGAGATCGAGGCGCCGCGCCGGCTGTCCTTCTCGTGGGATACGGAAGGCTGGGTCGTCACGTTCCTGCTGAAGGAGATGGGGGACAAGACCGAGTTCACGCTGATTCACGGAGGGTGGAAGGAAGCGGAAGCGATTATCGGGAAGGCGAACGAGAAAAGCGCCGTTATTCGCGAGCGGATGAACCAGGGCTGGGATGCGATCGTGCATCAACGGCTTCGTCAGGCGGTCGAGGGCTAA
- a CDS encoding CPBP family intramembrane glutamic endopeptidase: protein MRNNPIRPPGANERGNVPWKGTDVLIILIIWRLLLSAPVMNAFAIPLEYLGLLPAYARYTAAFLVHIIQLAVIGLVIIRKYQLTWTSFGFRRPTRKDWLQLLPWALLANLISVLVLWVTFTFLWSEGSSKAEAAESVGFILTLLMGAVVAPFVEEVVNRGVIYGYLRSRFGVLAGVIVSALIFGVGHAPELMLNAFVTGSVFALFYEKRGTLWMPVMLHGIMNATVIFIFYLLSP, encoded by the coding sequence ATGCGCAACAACCCCATCCGCCCTCCTGGCGCCAACGAACGAGGCAACGTGCCATGGAAGGGAACCGACGTGCTGATCATCCTGATCATATGGAGGCTGCTGCTGTCGGCTCCCGTCATGAACGCGTTCGCCATCCCGCTGGAGTATCTGGGGCTCCTGCCCGCCTATGCCCGCTACACAGCGGCCTTCCTGGTCCACATCATTCAACTCGCCGTTATCGGCCTCGTCATCATCCGCAAGTATCAATTAACCTGGACATCCTTCGGATTCCGCAGGCCAACGAGGAAGGACTGGCTGCAATTGCTGCCCTGGGCGCTCCTTGCCAATCTCATTTCCGTGCTCGTGCTATGGGTTACATTTACGTTTCTGTGGTCGGAAGGCTCTTCCAAGGCGGAGGCGGCAGAATCGGTCGGCTTCATCCTAACATTACTTATGGGAGCCGTCGTTGCTCCCTTCGTGGAAGAGGTCGTCAATCGAGGCGTCATTTACGGCTATTTGCGGAGCCGCTTCGGCGTCTTGGCCGGCGTCATCGTGAGCGCGCTTATTTTCGGGGTCGGCCATGCCCCCGAGCTGATGCTGAATGCGTTCGTAACCGGCAGCGTGTTCGCGCTTTTTTATGAAAAAAGGGGCACCCTGTGGATGCCCGTCATGCTGCACGGCATCATGAATGCCACGGTTATTTTCATTTTTTACCTCTTGTCGCCCTGA
- a CDS encoding YjcZ family sporulation protein produces the protein MSEVGGIGCKGVGGLFTSTGVILVLFILLVIVSRACIY, from the coding sequence ATGAGTGAAGTTGGCGGAATTGGATGCAAAGGTGTCGGTGGTCTTTTTACTTCAACAGGCGTTATCCTGGTTCTGTTCATTCTGTTGGTCATCGTATCGCGTGCTTGTATTTATTAA
- a CDS encoding VOC family protein, translated as MSVDAYLNFNGNCREAVEFYADAFGTDKPQIMTFDDAPPHPDFTLPEEAKHLVMHARLNILGSNVMFSDVFPGMPFTVGNNVSLAAICESEDQLQSIYDKLKAGGKVVMELQETFWSKRYGQVEDRFGILWQLNLGDGGDMGAC; from the coding sequence ATGTCCGTAGATGCATATCTGAATTTTAACGGGAACTGCCGGGAAGCCGTCGAGTTCTACGCTGATGCGTTCGGAACAGACAAGCCGCAGATCATGACTTTTGACGACGCGCCGCCCCACCCGGACTTTACGCTTCCGGAGGAAGCCAAGCATCTGGTGATGCATGCCCGCCTCAACATTTTGGGAAGCAACGTCATGTTCTCGGACGTATTCCCCGGAATGCCTTTCACGGTCGGCAATAATGTCAGCCTGGCCGCGATTTGCGAGAGCGAGGACCAGCTCCAATCGATCTATGACAAGCTGAAGGCCGGCGGCAAGGTCGTCATGGAGCTCCAGGAGACATTCTGGAGCAAACGCTACGGACAAGTGGAAGATCGGTTCGGAATTTTGTGGCAGCTTAACCTCGGCGACGGCGGGGATATGGGAGCCTGCTAG
- a CDS encoding C40 family peptidase, translating into MNNMKNQRIVKTVMGISLSFCIALSGTAMAAPQQAHAASASASAVANDIIATGKSFLGVPYRFGAESGRTDQFDCSSFTQYVFKKHGIELPRSSREQATAGVKVSKNELQPGDLVFSDTNRDGKINHVSIYMGEDKLLHTYKVGVGVTITDFSGSAWDKTFVTARRVISSSKSEASAPTQDRKAQNGGDQQTPSQEDRWNWLM; encoded by the coding sequence ATGAACAATATGAAGAATCAGCGCATCGTAAAAACAGTAATGGGAATCAGCCTTAGCTTCTGTATAGCATTGTCCGGCACGGCGATGGCGGCCCCTCAACAAGCCCATGCGGCCTCCGCGTCCGCTTCGGCGGTCGCGAATGATATTATTGCGACAGGGAAATCCTTTCTCGGCGTCCCTTATCGCTTCGGAGCCGAGTCCGGCCGAACCGATCAATTCGACTGCTCTTCGTTCACGCAGTATGTGTTCAAGAAGCATGGCATCGAGCTGCCGCGCTCTTCCCGAGAGCAAGCGACGGCCGGCGTTAAAGTGTCCAAGAACGAACTGCAGCCTGGAGATCTCGTCTTTTCCGACACGAACCGGGACGGGAAAATTAACCACGTATCCATCTACATGGGCGAGGACAAGCTTCTTCACACCTATAAAGTCGGTGTCGGCGTAACGATTACCGATTTTTCCGGGAGCGCCTGGGACAAGACGTTTGTGACCGCGCGCCGCGTCATCTCCTCCTCGAAATCCGAAGCTTCTGCCCCAACTCAAGATCGCAAGGCGCAAAATGGCGGCGATCAGCAAACTCCTTCCCAGGAAGACCGATGGAATTGGCTGATGTAA
- a CDS encoding FAD-dependent oxidoreductase, whose amino-acid sequence MTEKRPDYEELPALPQSYWRDSCSVPAFPKLEEPSVQAEVAVVGGGITGITAAYLLASEGYRTVLLEAGRLFNGTTGHTTAKITAQHDLIYHELIGTIGLEKAKLYYQANAEAAQFIRRMVEQHRIACGYREQDAYIYTETDESLRRIEDEATAYHKLGIPGDWTDDCPLPLPVKGAVLMKGQAQFHPLHYVKALTEQFLQAGGLIFENTMAQTVEEGAAPTVVTKDGCRVTAKRVISCTHFPFFDGKGYYFTRLHAERSYVLGIPIGDEAEFAGMYLSADDPKRSVRTAGAPDGERLLLIGGESHKTGQGICTIKHYEALQAFAGRLVQAPHVAYRWSAQDLITLDKVPYIGPVSSGIGNVLVAAGFRKWGMTNSAAAGLLLRDIVQGRDNPYRELYTPSRFQGASDVKNFVVLNADVAKHLVSGKLESVPRTPEDLAAGEGAAVTVAGRRAGAYRDEDGTLHIVGTTCTHMGCELEWNSGERSWDCPCHGSRFSVIGKVLEGPAKKPLKRLDKED is encoded by the coding sequence ATGACCGAGAAGCGCCCCGACTATGAAGAGCTGCCCGCTCTCCCCCAGTCGTACTGGAGGGATTCGTGTTCCGTTCCCGCCTTCCCGAAGCTGGAGGAGCCTTCGGTGCAGGCCGAGGTGGCCGTCGTCGGAGGCGGAATCACCGGCATCACGGCGGCCTATCTGCTGGCGAGCGAAGGCTACCGGACCGTTCTGCTCGAAGCCGGCCGATTGTTCAATGGCACGACCGGGCATACGACCGCCAAAATTACGGCGCAGCATGATCTGATTTATCATGAATTGATCGGTACGATCGGCCTGGAGAAGGCCAAGCTCTATTATCAAGCCAATGCGGAGGCGGCACAGTTCATCCGGCGGATGGTGGAGCAACACCGCATCGCATGCGGCTACCGCGAGCAGGACGCTTATATCTATACGGAGACGGATGAGAGCCTCCGCCGGATCGAAGATGAGGCGACCGCCTATCATAAGCTCGGCATCCCCGGCGATTGGACCGATGATTGCCCGCTCCCTCTGCCGGTTAAGGGAGCCGTACTGATGAAGGGCCAGGCTCAGTTCCATCCTCTGCATTATGTGAAGGCGCTGACGGAGCAGTTTCTTCAAGCGGGAGGCCTAATTTTCGAGAATACGATGGCCCAGACCGTGGAGGAAGGAGCGGCACCGACCGTGGTCACGAAGGATGGCTGCCGCGTTACCGCGAAGCGGGTCATCTCCTGCACCCACTTCCCGTTTTTCGATGGCAAAGGGTATTACTTCACTCGCCTTCATGCGGAACGCTCGTATGTATTGGGAATACCGATCGGGGACGAGGCCGAATTCGCAGGGATGTATTTGAGCGCCGACGATCCGAAGCGGTCGGTGCGGACCGCGGGGGCCCCGGACGGAGAACGTCTGCTCCTGATCGGCGGCGAGAGCCACAAAACCGGCCAAGGCATCTGCACGATAAAGCATTATGAGGCGCTGCAGGCCTTCGCCGGGCGGCTGGTCCAGGCTCCGCATGTTGCGTACCGCTGGTCGGCCCAGGACCTAATTACGTTGGATAAGGTTCCTTATATCGGCCCGGTCTCGTCGGGTATCGGCAACGTGCTCGTAGCCGCCGGATTCCGGAAATGGGGCATGACGAACAGCGCGGCCGCGGGTCTGCTGCTGCGCGATATCGTGCAGGGGCGGGATAACCCGTACCGCGAACTGTATACCCCGTCCAGATTCCAGGGAGCCTCGGATGTCAAGAACTTCGTCGTCCTCAATGCCGATGTCGCGAAGCATCTTGTCAGCGGGAAGCTGGAATCCGTGCCGCGGACGCCGGAGGATCTCGCCGCCGGGGAAGGCGCCGCCGTCACCGTCGCCGGCCGCCGAGCCGGCGCTTACCGCGATGAGGACGGCACGCTCCATATCGTCGGTACGACCTGCACACATATGGGATGCGAGCTGGAATGGAACAGCGGCGAGCGGAGCTGGGATTGCCCTTGTCACGGTTCCCGCTTCTCGGTTATCGGCAAAGTGCTGGAAGGACCGGCCAAGAAGCCGCTTAAGCGGCTGGACAAGGAGGATTGA
- a CDS encoding MarR family winged helix-turn-helix transcriptional regulator: MTEENRLFRSIGFVMGMTYRKVSNLFQHRLKEFDITPEQWTILYQISRADGLIQRDIAERSGKDKPTTTRILDHLEAKGFVFKTPGEHDRRSFLVRITERGKALIELTSPIEQQMIHDIKQCMSEDEYELLIGLLLRVNSHVNELFNRE, from the coding sequence GTGACAGAAGAGAATCGTCTGTTCCGTTCCATTGGCTTCGTGATGGGCATGACTTACCGCAAGGTGTCGAACCTGTTCCAGCATCGCTTGAAGGAGTTCGACATTACGCCCGAGCAATGGACCATCCTGTATCAGATTAGCCGGGCCGACGGCTTGATTCAAAGAGATATTGCCGAGCGCTCGGGCAAGGATAAGCCGACGACGACGCGGATTCTCGATCATCTGGAAGCGAAGGGATTCGTGTTCAAGACACCGGGAGAGCATGATCGCCGTTCCTTCCTCGTCCGCATTACCGAGCGGGGGAAGGCGCTGATCGAGCTCACATCGCCAATCGAGCAGCAAATGATTCATGACATCAAGCAATGTATGTCGGAAGACGAATATGAACTGCTCATCGGGCTTCTTCTCCGCGTCAACAGCCATGTGAATGAACTATTTAACAGAGAATAA
- the vanG gene encoding D-alanine--D-serine ligase VanG, which translates to MKKKSIAVLFGGCSTEYEVSLKSAASVIDHLNRDRYHVVMVGITREGRWLKYHGSTEDIRQDRWHAHPACLPACLSPSRDIRGLIVLVGTEYHITPVDAVFPVLHGKNGEDGTVQGLLELSGVPFVGCGTLSSAIGMDKAIAHALAREAGIETAESMTIYDDEPLDKAVDAAARLGFPLYVKPARSGSSLGITKASNKQELMDGAILAFSHDHKIVIEQQVSGFEVGCAVLGDADPFVGEVDEIELRGGFFNYHEKYTLETSVIHMPARIDAETAARVKEAALAIYRTLGCRGLARVDLFLTDEGKIVFNEVNTMPGFTSASRYPNMLRGIGLSFPDILDRLIQLALAEGRSA; encoded by the coding sequence ATGAAAAAGAAGTCGATTGCCGTCTTGTTCGGCGGCTGCTCCACCGAGTATGAGGTATCCTTGAAGTCGGCCGCCTCGGTCATCGATCATTTGAACCGGGATCGCTATCATGTCGTCATGGTCGGCATTACGCGCGAGGGCAGATGGCTGAAATATCACGGCAGCACCGAGGATATCCGGCAGGACCGCTGGCATGCCCATCCCGCCTGCTTGCCCGCCTGTCTCTCGCCCAGCCGCGACATTAGAGGGCTCATTGTGCTTGTCGGCACGGAATATCATATAACTCCCGTCGATGCCGTCTTCCCTGTCCTGCATGGCAAAAACGGCGAGGACGGCACCGTTCAGGGGCTGTTGGAGCTGTCGGGCGTTCCGTTCGTCGGCTGCGGGACGCTGTCGTCCGCCATCGGCATGGACAAGGCGATCGCGCATGCGTTAGCGCGAGAGGCCGGCATCGAGACGGCGGAGTCGATGACGATTTACGATGACGAACCGTTGGACAAGGCGGTGGACGCCGCGGCAAGACTCGGATTTCCGCTGTATGTCAAGCCGGCCAGATCGGGATCATCCCTGGGCATTACGAAGGCTTCCAATAAGCAAGAGCTGATGGATGGGGCGATTCTCGCTTTTTCCCATGACCATAAGATCGTGATCGAGCAGCAGGTGAGCGGCTTCGAGGTGGGATGCGCCGTGCTGGGCGATGCCGATCCGTTCGTGGGGGAGGTCGACGAGATTGAGCTGCGGGGCGGCTTTTTCAACTATCATGAAAAATATACGCTTGAGACGTCCGTCATTCATATGCCTGCCCGCATCGATGCCGAGACCGCCGCGAGAGTCAAAGAAGCGGCGCTCGCGATCTACCGGACGCTCGGCTGCCGCGGGCTCGCCCGCGTCGATCTGTTCCTGACGGACGAAGGAAAGATCGTGTTCAATGAGGTGAACACGATGCCCGGATTTACGTCGGCGAGCCGATATCCGAATATGCTGCGCGGGATCGGCCTGTCCTTCCCGGACATCCTGGACCGGTTGATTCAGCTTGCCCTGGCGGAGGGACGGAGCGCATGA
- a CDS encoding NAD(P)/FAD-dependent oxidoreductase, giving the protein MIYDCVIIGGGPAGLNAALVLGRARRRVALLDSNRPRNAVTHASHGFITRDGVSPAEFRRIAYEEVRRYPSVEYWSSEAVEVNRTDSGFEVADSSGLRLQARKVILATGVKEIFPEIEGFYPLYGKSLFSCPYCDGWELQDRPLVLVSEYSSVYHMAKLLLNWSKDLIVCTNGKAPLPEPDRERLHALGIAVMDEPVAAFIGRHGRLEQVRFADGSLIPRAGGFVTPRFVESAPFGEQLGCARTESGGIKTDQGGRTSIPGFYAAGDASYFAPSQVVFAAADGSRTAISVNMDLTEEDYG; this is encoded by the coding sequence ATGATTTACGATTGCGTCATTATTGGCGGAGGCCCCGCCGGCTTGAATGCCGCCCTCGTCCTGGGAAGGGCCAGAAGAAGGGTGGCTTTGCTCGACAGCAACCGCCCCCGAAATGCCGTCACTCATGCCTCACACGGCTTCATTACAAGGGACGGGGTATCTCCGGCCGAATTTCGCCGGATTGCTTATGAGGAGGTGCGGCGTTATCCGTCCGTGGAGTATTGGTCATCGGAGGCGGTGGAGGTGAACCGGACTGATTCCGGATTTGAAGTGGCCGATTCGTCAGGTCTTCGCCTTCAAGCGCGCAAAGTCATCCTGGCGACGGGGGTGAAAGAAATATTTCCGGAGATCGAAGGCTTCTATCCGCTATACGGCAAAAGCTTGTTCAGTTGCCCGTATTGCGACGGCTGGGAGCTCCAGGATCGGCCGCTTGTCCTGGTGTCCGAATATTCAAGCGTGTATCATATGGCGAAGCTGCTTCTCAATTGGAGCAAGGATCTGATCGTGTGCACGAATGGCAAGGCTCCGTTGCCGGAGCCGGATAGAGAGCGGCTCCATGCACTCGGCATCGCCGTCATGGACGAGCCTGTAGCGGCTTTCATCGGCCGGCATGGACGGCTTGAGCAGGTTCGCTTTGCGGATGGATCTCTGATCCCGCGGGCCGGCGGTTTCGTGACGCCTCGATTCGTGGAAAGCGCTCCGTTCGGCGAACAGTTGGGCTGCGCAAGAACCGAATCGGGCGGGATCAAGACCGATCAAGGGGGAAGAACCTCGATACCCGGCTTCTATGCCGCGGGGGATGCTTCTTACTTCGCGCCTTCCCAGGTCGTCTTTGCGGCCGCGGACGGCAGCCGAACCGCGATAAGCGTCAATATGGATTTGACTGAGGAGGATTATGGATAG
- a CDS encoding Rrf2 family transcriptional regulator has protein sequence MKFSKATNYALHTMLMLVEASSVKPIGVQPLAEAQGVSPTYLSKILTRLVKAGMIESVSGANGGYRLIGNADDITFLDIIHAIEGSASLFECGFVHGSECLIQAVMKEAEEKMEQHLKNAKLADLAHKPTQV, from the coding sequence ATGAAATTTTCGAAAGCGACGAATTATGCTCTTCATACGATGCTTATGCTCGTCGAAGCTTCTTCGGTGAAGCCGATTGGCGTCCAGCCGCTGGCGGAAGCTCAAGGCGTGTCGCCGACGTATCTCTCCAAAATTTTAACGAGACTCGTGAAAGCAGGGATGATTGAATCGGTATCCGGGGCCAATGGCGGTTATCGGCTGATCGGCAATGCCGACGATATTACGTTTTTGGATATCATCCACGCCATCGAGGGGAGCGCTTCTTTGTTTGAATGCGGATTTGTCCACGGATCCGAATGCTTGATTCAGGCGGTTATGAAGGAAGCGGAAGAGAAGATGGAGCAGCATCTGAAAAATGCGAAATTGGCGGATCTGGCTCATAAGCCAACGCAGGTCTGA